The Thermotoga neapolitana DSM 4359 sequence CGATGTCCATGCAGAGAGACCTCACATAGGTTCCGGGTGAGACTTCCACCCTGAAAGAGACGGTCTTTCCCTCTATCACTACATCCCAGATTTTGAAGATCTTCACCCTCTTTGGAGGAAGTCTTATGATTTTACCCTCTCTTGCCAGTTTGTAGAGCCGCTCACCCCTGTATTTCTTTGCAGAGTAAGCCGGCGGCACCTGATCGTACTCTCCAACGAAAGAAAAGATGGCCTCTTTTATCTCCTCTTCCGTGACGTTGCATTCTCTTTCCTCAACGACTTCTCCAGTTATGTCGAAGGTCTCTGTAATCAATCCGAGTTTCATCTTCACCCAGTAGACCTTGTTCAGGTTCTTGTAGAACTCAAGAAGACGCGTTCCCTGGTTCACCCCTAGAATGAGCACACCGCAGGCAAAAGGATCCAGGGTTCCACCGTGTCCCACTTTACGTGTTTTCAGTTTCTTCCGTACCTCATCCACCACATCGTGTGAGGTTGGACCTTTTGGTTTGTACGCTACAAGGATTCCGTGTTTCATTCTTTGTCTTCACCTTCCTCTTCTTCGCGTTTAAACGGATCGAATCCCAGTTGATTCAGCAGCTGATGTACCCTGACGCTCGCTTCTATTCCCTTGTCTTCGTAGAAGCGAATCTCTGGAGCAACGTAGAGTTTCAGATTCTTTGCCACATAGGTTCTGAAGAATCCCTTTGCCCTGTTCAGTATCTCCACTGCTTCCCTTCGCTCCTCAGGGCTTCCCAGAAAACTCACATAGACGTCAGCGTATCTCTTGTCTTTTGAAAGTTCGACGCGAGAGAAGGTCACAAATTCTTTCTTCAAACGCGGGTCCCTCAACTGTTGAAGTGCCTCGGTCAGAAGTTTTTGTATCTCCGATTCCAGCATCGCCTTTCTATAGAGAGGATGCATTCTTTTCACCTCCTAATCCAGGCTCAGAAACTCCTTTGCCTTCTCGTATTTTTCTCTGGTTCTCTCAAAAACTCTTAAAACAACACGTGGCTTCAGCCTGAGAGTGTTCAGAGCAAAAGGAGAAAGAACAGGATCACCCCACGAGAGGGACGCACCTTTCATCATGAGATTCGCCAGGACATCTCCAACATGGACCATCGACACCTGATTGATGAACAGTTCGTTCGGATTTGCTTCAACTCGATGATGATAGTCCGCGGTGAAAACGAGAAGATCCGGAAAATTCCAGTTTTTCAGAAGTTTTGCTCCAACTTCGGTGTGAGGGGGCACCTCCAGTTCCTCTTCGACTTCGATCAGGTTCTTCTTCAACTTCTGAGCGATTTTTACCTCCATTTCCAGAACGTCGGAGAGAAGAAAGTCGTAAACCACTTTTCCTATGTCGTGAAGCAGGCCCGCTATGAAGATCTCTTCCTTCAGCGGATAACCAACTGTTTCTGCAATGGTCTCCGAGGCAACAGCCGTTGCTATGAAATGCGCCCAGAGTTTTTCTCTGTCGATGCTGGAAGATCCGTTCTTGAAGATCATATCGTAGGTGAAAACGCTCAAAGCGAGGTTCCTGACGGTCTTGAATCCCAGTATCATGACTGCTTCACTCAGGGTTGTTATTTTCCGGGGAATCCCGTAATAAGCAGAATTTGCAAGCTTCAAGACCCTGGCACTGAGACTCGCATCCATCATGAGGGTGCTGGCAACTTCCGAGGAAGAAGCATCTGGTTTTGAACACACTGCCACTATCCTTTGAACAACAATGTTTGGAGATGGAAGTTTGTCGATACCCTCGAGTATCTTATCGATTATCTTCAGTGCCATGATCATACGGGATCCACACGAAAAACCTGGATCCCTTCCCCTCCTCACTCTCAACCCATATTCTTCCGCCGTGGAGTTCCACGATCTCTTTTGTGATGGCAAGTCCCAGACCCGTTCCAGAAACTTCGTAAGTCAAGGAAGAGTCAACTCTGTAGAACTGTTCGAAGATCTTTTCTCTGGCGTGTTCCGGTATCCCTATACCGTTGTCTTCCACAACGATGAGGATTCCATTTTCATCTTTGTCCAGAACCACCTTCACGTATTTTTCTGGTTCATCCTTCTTCGAGTACTTCACGCCGTTGCTCAGAAGGTTCAAAAGAACCTGTTTCATCCTCGTTGGATCGACTTCCGCCTCGAAACAGGGAACCTTCTTTTCCAGAAAGACTTTTACACCCTGAGAAGCTGCGAACTCCTTGATGGCACCGACGGCACTTTCCAACAACTCACAAATGTTGGTTTTTTCCTTTTTTATCTGCAGTGCTTTTCTTTCGAGTCTGGAGAAATCTAGCAGTTCGTTGAGGAGATTTTCAAGGTGATTGCTCTGATCGAGTACAACTTCCAAGAATTCCTTCAGGGTATCCGTGTCGAGTTCCTCCAGACTGTTATACATGGTCTCCGTGTAGGCTTTTATGGCAGTTAAAGGAGTTCTGAGCTCATGGGATATGTTCGCAACGAACTCTGTCTTCATCCTGTCTATGCGTTTTAGCCTTTCCAGTTCCTTCGATGCCGTGATGTTTTCCACGATCGTCAGAGCCTGTGTTTCACCGTTGTAGAGCAAAGGAATGGAAGTGATGGAAAAGAACTTATCCTCAGATTCGATCTCTCCAGTTCTCTGAACCCCAAGCGAGATCGCCTCTTCTGAAATTTCCATCGCCTTCTTCATAACTTCTTCCGGGAAATTTTCCCTTGCGAATCTCTCGTTCTGAAAACGTATTTCTCCGTTTGAATAAACGAAGATACCTTCCGGAAGGTTGTTGAGTATGGTGTTCACGTAATCATAAGTTTCTTCAAGTTCTCTGTAGAGCCTGACGTTTTCCAGTACGATGGAAGAAAGAAACGAAAAAATTCTGAAGATCTCCGTCTCTTCCATCGAAGGCTGGTGATCCATGAAAACAATCAGACTCCCGAAGGACCTTCCGAGTTTGACCAGGGGTATGATTCCGACGTATCCTCCTGCTTCTTCCACAAAAGCCGGGGATGCCTGTTTCGTAGCCCATTCTATGAACTCCTCGAATCTTGAAACATCGAGTTCTCTTCCCAGCACAACCCGCTTGTTTTCGTCGACCAGAACCAGATCGTTCACATCGACGACCTTCTTCACAAGGTTCAACAAACTGAGAAGGACATCCCTCTCTTCCTTTACGTTGGAAAACTCCATTATCAAAATAGAAAGAAGCAAGAGCAACTTATCGGTTCGTTCCTGGGTTTTATCCATCTAGATCGTTCACCTCACGATCCTGGAGGCAGCCTTCCTCAATCGGTTCATCACCGCAAAGAGTATGCCCCTTTCCTCCAGCCCCTCAACAATTATATACTCTTTTTCTCTCTTTTCCGCTTCTCTGAGTGCTGCAAACAGATTTTGTGCTATGCTGTAGGGATTTTTCAAAGAACCTATGACGATTCTGTCTCTGTACAACTCCTTCCTTTCTTCGACACATATCACAACGTGATCGGGAAACTCTCTCAAAACGTCCTTCATCTTCTCGAGGTTTTCCACGAGTATCAACGGCTTTGAGGGAGCGTAGTGACGGTATTTCATGCCCGGTGCCAGCGGTTTTCCTCTGAACTCACTCTTTTTGACGAAATCAGGTACAACAAGATCGGGAAAGAACTCTTTCAATTTTTCAACCTCTACAGGGCCTGGCCTCAAAAGGACAGGCTTTTCCCTTGACAGGTCTATTATGGTGGATTCCAGACCAAACGGTGTGTTCCCTGCGTCCAGTATCAGGCTCACCCGTCCCATGAAGTCCTCCACAACGTGTTCCACGCTCGTCGCGCTGGGTCTTCCAGACAGGTTCGCACTCGGGGCAGCTATGGGATCCCCCAGCATTTCTATCAGTTTCAGGGCCACCGGGTGAGCCGGCATTCTCACAGCCACCGTGGGAAGTCCCGCAGTGACCACATCGGAAATTCGCTGGGATTTCTTTGGGAGTATGACCGTTAAAGGACCAGGCCAGAATCTCTCCAGAAAGTCCCTGAAAGACTCATATCCATCTGCCACCTCTTCGAGTTGAGAAAACGAACATATGTGGACTATCAGGGGGTTGTCTGCGGGTCTTCCTTTGATTTCGAATATCTTTCTGCACGCTTCCTCGTTGTAAGCATCCGCACCTATTCCGTAGACCGTCTCTGTCGGAAAGACAACAACCTCTCCTTTTTTCAGAAGATCGGCAGCTTCTCTCAGGGATCTTTCATCGGGAAAAAGAGGATCCACTTTTACGACCCTGGTCATCGATCAGCCTCCTTCATTAAAAACAAATGGGGCTCCCAGAGCCCCTCCTGGTGCCGAGGGCGGGACTTGAACCCGCACGGGGTCATCCCCCAGCTGATTTTGAGTCAGCCGCGTCTGCCATTCCGCCACCTCGGCCCCTGTATAATATGGTAGCAATTTTCCATTCGTAAATCAAGTCCTTCGTTTCCCTCTTCTGACCTTGAATTCTTTCAAGATGTATGCTAAACTATTATTAGCACTCAAAAGAAA is a genomic window containing:
- a CDS encoding HDOD domain-containing protein, yielding MIMALKIIDKILEGIDKLPSPNIVVQRIVAVCSKPDASSSEVASTLMMDASLSARVLKLANSAYYGIPRKITTLSEAVMILGFKTVRNLALSVFTYDMIFKNGSSSIDREKLWAHFIATAVASETIAETVGYPLKEEIFIAGLLHDIGKVVYDFLLSDVLEMEVKIAQKLKKNLIEVEEELEVPPHTEVGAKLLKNWNFPDLLVFTADYHHRVEANPNELFINQVSMVHVGDVLANLMMKGASLSWGDPVLSPFALNTLRLKPRVVLRVFERTREKYEKAKEFLSLD
- a CDS encoding sensor histidine kinase; translation: MDKTQERTDKLLLLLSILIMEFSNVKEERDVLLSLLNLVKKVVDVNDLVLVDENKRVVLGRELDVSRFEEFIEWATKQASPAFVEEAGGYVGIIPLVKLGRSFGSLIVFMDHQPSMEETEIFRIFSFLSSIVLENVRLYRELEETYDYVNTILNNLPEGIFVYSNGEIRFQNERFARENFPEEVMKKAMEISEEAISLGVQRTGEIESEDKFFSITSIPLLYNGETQALTIVENITASKELERLKRIDRMKTEFVANISHELRTPLTAIKAYTETMYNSLEELDTDTLKEFLEVVLDQSNHLENLLNELLDFSRLERKALQIKKEKTNICELLESAVGAIKEFAASQGVKVFLEKKVPCFEAEVDPTRMKQVLLNLLSNGVKYSKKDEPEKYVKVVLDKDENGILIVVEDNGIGIPEHAREKIFEQFYRVDSSLTYEVSGTGLGLAITKEIVELHGGRIWVESEEGKGSRFFVWIPYDHGTEDNR
- the truB gene encoding tRNA pseudouridine(55) synthase TruB, which translates into the protein MKHGILVAYKPKGPTSHDVVDEVRKKLKTRKVGHGGTLDPFACGVLILGVNQGTRLLEFYKNLNKVYWVKMKLGLITETFDITGEVVEERECNVTEEEIKEAIFSFVGEYDQVPPAYSAKKYRGERLYKLAREGKIIRLPPKRVKIFKIWDVVIEGKTVSFRVEVSPGTYVRSLCMDIGYRLGCGATAVELVRESVGPHTLEESLNVFEASPEEIENRVIPMERCLEWLPRVVIFQDFSERILNGSQVFLEMLKEWDEFRKEDTVRVFDEEGNLLALAEAERNASFLRTLKRQGRNERVLKLKKVFNMR
- a CDS encoding L-threonylcarbamoyladenylate synthase; the encoded protein is MTRVVKVDPLFPDERSLREAADLLKKGEVVVFPTETVYGIGADAYNEEACRKIFEIKGRPADNPLIVHICSFSQLEEVADGYESFRDFLERFWPGPLTVILPKKSQRISDVVTAGLPTVAVRMPAHPVALKLIEMLGDPIAAPSANLSGRPSATSVEHVVEDFMGRVSLILDAGNTPFGLESTIIDLSREKPVLLRPGPVEVEKLKEFFPDLVVPDFVKKSEFRGKPLAPGMKYRHYAPSKPLILVENLEKMKDVLREFPDHVVICVEERKELYRDRIVIGSLKNPYSIAQNLFAALREAEKREKEYIIVEGLEERGILFAVMNRLRKAASRIVR
- the rbfA gene encoding 30S ribosome-binding factor RbfA, with protein sequence MHPLYRKAMLESEIQKLLTEALQQLRDPRLKKEFVTFSRVELSKDKRYADVYVSFLGSPEERREAVEILNRAKGFFRTYVAKNLKLYVAPEIRFYEDKGIEASVRVHQLLNQLGFDPFKREEEEGEDKE